One genomic window of Stieleria sp. JC731 includes the following:
- a CDS encoding PTS sugar transporter subunit IIA — translation MKRLIDAISQGSCLLNVDARTMSDVVLAGVDYLIQSGRLTESQRDVVVDGIMERERQFPTAIGHACAIPHYYDDRISEPAVVFMRLKHAVNLGAPDGIATRYIFFMVGPTTHASAHLDTLSSVARMMSDNVCHFELTYAKNAQDVLDAIERHLTRTVLAKPAKPREITEGLRAASKPFAGLKADVTRRLKHYKSDFVDGLRAKSIASIVFMYFACVAPAVTFGGLMGRETDGVMGAGAMLLSTAVCGILYSLFAGGPLIILGGIGPLLIFTIILYQLCQDMNLSEHFLGVYGWVGIWTSVLTVILALSNASNLMRYFTRFTDEIFSALMSMIFIYKAIEALVAGFRVAAEQGLSNEKPLLAIVLAVGTFYIAMTLAGFRRSKYLFSWMREFLADFGPSIALGSMVGVAWWLGSAATLDTLEVSAAASERGGMIVDLWSVPLWVKFAAVGPAVLAAVLVYLSQNITARLVNSPENKLEKGESYHWDLMVVGVLIGMCSLFGWPWMVAATVRSLAHVRALSDTEEVVGSKGDKQEQIIHVQENRITGLFIHLLIGGSLLALPLLKYVPMAALYGIFLYMGFVSLRGIQFVERLGYLFMDSSLYPVNHYTRRVPTRTIHYFTLIQLVCLAMLCVVNVFPSQPVRILFPVFIALLVPVRAILGRLFDNDHLAFLDADEAPDEEELHWL, via the coding sequence ATGAAGCGATTGATCGACGCGATATCGCAGGGTAGCTGCTTATTAAACGTTGACGCCAGGACAATGTCCGATGTTGTCCTTGCCGGCGTTGACTATCTAATTCAAAGCGGGCGTCTTACCGAAAGCCAGCGTGACGTCGTCGTCGACGGGATCATGGAGCGTGAGCGGCAATTTCCAACCGCAATCGGACATGCGTGTGCCATCCCACACTACTACGACGACCGGATTAGCGAGCCTGCGGTCGTCTTTATGCGACTGAAACATGCTGTCAACTTGGGTGCTCCCGACGGTATCGCGACTCGCTACATCTTTTTCATGGTCGGTCCGACGACACACGCGTCCGCCCACTTGGACACACTCTCGTCCGTCGCACGGATGATGAGTGATAATGTTTGTCATTTCGAATTGACCTATGCCAAGAACGCTCAAGACGTACTCGATGCGATCGAGCGGCATTTGACGCGGACGGTGTTGGCCAAACCCGCCAAGCCTCGCGAGATCACCGAAGGTTTGCGAGCGGCGTCAAAGCCTTTTGCGGGGCTGAAGGCTGATGTGACACGTCGGCTAAAACATTACAAGTCAGACTTCGTCGATGGGTTGCGGGCGAAAAGTATCGCCTCCATCGTTTTCATGTACTTTGCTTGTGTCGCACCCGCGGTCACCTTTGGTGGCTTAATGGGAAGGGAAACCGACGGTGTCATGGGGGCCGGTGCGATGCTGTTGTCCACAGCCGTTTGCGGCATTTTGTATTCACTGTTTGCCGGCGGTCCACTGATCATTCTCGGAGGGATCGGACCTCTGTTGATCTTTACCATCATCCTGTACCAGTTGTGCCAAGACATGAATCTGTCCGAGCATTTCTTGGGAGTCTACGGATGGGTCGGGATTTGGACGAGCGTGCTGACGGTGATCTTAGCGCTTTCCAACGCCAGCAACCTGATGCGGTATTTCACTCGTTTTACCGATGAGATCTTTTCGGCGCTGATGTCGATGATCTTTATCTATAAAGCGATCGAAGCGTTGGTCGCAGGATTTCGTGTTGCGGCAGAACAAGGTCTTTCCAATGAAAAGCCGCTGCTCGCGATTGTGCTGGCCGTTGGTACGTTTTACATCGCGATGACGCTTGCCGGGTTCCGACGCAGCAAGTACCTGTTTTCTTGGATGCGAGAATTCTTGGCGGACTTTGGGCCATCGATCGCACTGGGGTCGATGGTCGGGGTCGCATGGTGGCTCGGCAGCGCGGCAACCTTGGATACGCTCGAAGTCTCCGCTGCTGCGAGCGAGCGCGGCGGGATGATCGTCGACCTTTGGAGTGTGCCTTTGTGGGTTAAGTTCGCCGCGGTCGGACCTGCCGTACTGGCGGCGGTATTGGTCTATCTGTCACAGAACATCACGGCTCGCTTGGTCAACAGTCCCGAAAACAAGCTAGAGAAAGGCGAGTCATATCACTGGGACTTGATGGTCGTCGGAGTCCTGATCGGGATGTGTTCCCTATTCGGTTGGCCTTGGATGGTAGCGGCAACGGTCCGTTCGTTAGCTCACGTGCGAGCTTTATCTGACACCGAAGAAGTTGTCGGCAGCAAAGGTGACAAGCAGGAACAGATCATTCATGTGCAAGAGAATCGAATCACGGGCCTCTTCATTCATTTATTGATCGGTGGCTCGCTGCTCGCATTGCCGCTGCTAAAGTATGTGCCAATGGCCGCGTTGTACGGCATCTTCCTCTACATGGGATTCGTCTCGTTGCGAGGCATTCAGTTCGTCGAACGATTGGGATACTTGTTCATGGATTCGTCTCTGTATCCGGTCAATCACTACACCCGTCGGGTGCCAACACGAACGATTCACTATTTCACATTGATCCAGTTGGTGTGTCTGGCAATGCTTTGTGTGGTCAATGTCTTTCCCAGTCAGCCGGTGCGTATTTTGTTCCCTGTGTTCATCGCGCTGTTAGTGCCGGTGCGAGCGATCTTGGGACGATTGTTTGACAACGATCACCTGGCATTTCTCGACGCCGATGAAGCGCCCGATGAAGAGGAGTTGCACTGGCTGTAG
- a CDS encoding SMP-30/gluconolactonase/LRE family protein translates to MTSVSRRTALANALAAFTAANLGGCVSRSESDTPELIWGRRGQANGRFLTPRAITIDRNDQLYIVDKTGRIQVFEPDGTWLRDWRTPDITNGKPTGMTIMFGDSPSDDLLLVADTHYYRMLAYTLEGERIEEREIGGTSGFGPGEFAFLTDVATDNEGCIYIGEYGDADRIQKFSPDGDFILSWGATGREPTQFLRPQGLHIDGNVMWVADSGNHRIQRFDLSGKQPELIDIWGSPGSGPGQLFYPYGVFVMPEGDAVVCEYGNGRVQHFDTKGNSIGTWGSPGLQPGQLYDPWGLVVDSKNRMHILDSNNHRVQCAAVPT, encoded by the coding sequence ATGACCTCTGTCAGCCGACGCACGGCCCTAGCGAACGCGTTGGCCGCATTCACCGCAGCAAATCTGGGTGGGTGCGTCAGCCGCAGTGAATCTGACACACCGGAGCTGATCTGGGGACGTCGAGGTCAAGCGAATGGCCGTTTTTTGACGCCGCGTGCAATCACAATCGACCGAAATGACCAACTCTACATCGTCGACAAAACAGGGCGAATCCAAGTCTTCGAGCCAGACGGAACCTGGCTCCGTGATTGGCGAACCCCGGATATTACCAATGGAAAGCCGACAGGAATGACAATCATGTTCGGCGATTCGCCCAGTGACGATTTGTTGCTGGTCGCCGACACCCATTACTATCGAATGCTCGCCTATACCCTCGAAGGCGAACGTATCGAAGAGCGTGAAATTGGTGGGACCAGCGGATTTGGGCCGGGTGAGTTTGCCTTCCTGACCGATGTCGCGACCGACAACGAAGGCTGCATCTATATCGGGGAATACGGCGACGCAGATCGAATCCAGAAATTCTCGCCCGATGGCGACTTTATTCTCTCCTGGGGAGCCACCGGCCGGGAACCGACACAATTCCTTCGCCCTCAAGGTTTGCACATCGACGGCAACGTGATGTGGGTTGCCGATTCCGGAAATCATCGAATCCAACGGTTTGATCTTTCAGGAAAGCAACCAGAGCTGATCGACATCTGGGGAAGCCCCGGAAGCGGCCCTGGTCAACTGTTTTATCCCTACGGTGTTTTTGTCATGCCCGAAGGCGACGCGGTAGTCTGTGAATATGGCAATGGCCGTGTTCAGCACTTCGATACCAAAGGCAATTCAATCGGCACGTGGGGCTCGCCAGGACTGCAACCCGGACAGCTCTACGATCCTTGGGGATTGGTCGTCGACTCGAAGAACCGAATGCATATCTTGGACAGCAACAATCACCGCGTTCAATGTGCCGCAGTCCCTACATAG
- a CDS encoding Sua5/YciO/YrdC/YwlC family protein encodes MTKVFDLRQTDDPRDFIHRTVQALTEGQVVALPTDTSYGFAAHALNESAVKRLAELRGQVGAPLAISVRSRQAAEDFFCEPAPVARRLAHRCWPGPLTLVTPCDNPHSAIGQLPGNVRELIVGERQTVGFRVADHRILESIHRFMAAPLVLTGAHRLDSTDKGGNPNFEAQGVLDQFRGEVPLLLDDGPTRYGGVSTVARVIESRWELLREGVIERAAMNQFVKPVIVLVCTGNTCRSPMAETLMRELLLKKLGREDAVRVLSAGVAASVGSCASPQAIEVMGERTLDLTGHASQPLGDEIMNVADLVLTMTRAHRAAILAAWPEMHDRVFTLRRDGGDITDPIGMPVDSYRKCADQMENELSVWLEHLGEDFFPVAADDVSPTDSIDEDQESA; translated from the coding sequence ATGACCAAAGTCTTTGATCTTCGCCAAACCGACGACCCACGTGATTTTATCCATCGTACAGTCCAGGCATTGACCGAAGGCCAAGTTGTGGCACTGCCGACGGATACGTCGTATGGTTTCGCAGCTCATGCGTTGAACGAGTCCGCCGTCAAGCGATTGGCAGAACTTCGTGGCCAGGTTGGTGCCCCCCTCGCGATTTCGGTGCGTAGCCGTCAGGCGGCAGAAGACTTTTTCTGCGAACCTGCACCGGTCGCGCGGCGACTTGCCCATCGATGTTGGCCTGGTCCGTTGACGCTTGTGACGCCATGCGACAATCCCCATTCGGCGATTGGGCAGTTACCGGGAAACGTGCGTGAACTGATCGTTGGGGAACGTCAGACGGTTGGTTTTCGTGTCGCCGATCACCGAATTTTGGAATCAATTCACCGCTTCATGGCGGCGCCGCTGGTGCTGACCGGGGCGCATCGTTTGGATTCTACCGATAAGGGGGGTAATCCTAACTTTGAAGCCCAGGGGGTGTTGGATCAGTTCCGCGGTGAGGTTCCACTGCTGCTCGACGACGGTCCAACTCGTTATGGTGGTGTATCGACGGTCGCTCGCGTTATCGAGAGCCGTTGGGAATTATTGCGAGAAGGGGTCATCGAACGAGCCGCTATGAATCAATTTGTCAAACCGGTTATCGTATTGGTCTGCACGGGAAATACGTGTCGAAGTCCAATGGCGGAAACCTTGATGCGAGAGCTGTTGCTGAAGAAACTAGGACGCGAGGATGCCGTCCGTGTTTTGTCGGCAGGTGTAGCGGCATCGGTGGGGTCGTGCGCGAGCCCACAAGCGATCGAAGTCATGGGTGAACGCACGTTAGATTTGACCGGCCATGCCAGCCAGCCACTCGGTGATGAAATCATGAACGTGGCCGATCTGGTTTTGACGATGACCCGCGCACACCGCGCGGCGATCTTGGCAGCTTGGCCTGAAATGCATGATCGTGTTTTTACACTTCGTCGTGACGGCGGGGACATCACCGATCCGATCGGAATGCCTGTCGATTCGTATCGAAAGTGTGCCGATCAGATGGAAAACGAGTTGTCGGTTTGGCTTGAACATTTGGGCGAAGATTTTTTCCCCGTTGCCGCCGACGACGTTAGTCCAACCGATTCCATTGATGAGGATCAGGAGTCAGCTTGA
- the rpiB gene encoding ribose 5-phosphate isomerase B, with the protein MRISLGSDHRGVHIKARLIQSLQANSFEIIDEGTFDEVAVDYPDYAECVARRVSCGEAERGILICGTGIGMAIAANKFVGVRAAPCYDEVMVEMSRRHNNVNVLCLPGDLIGERSVDDLVLRWLQTDFDGGRHSKRLDKICKLEAKNVESSGSDDSSSADGQATQRTTT; encoded by the coding sequence ATGCGAATATCGTTAGGCAGTGATCACCGTGGAGTACACATCAAGGCACGATTGATCCAATCTCTGCAAGCCAATTCATTTGAGATCATCGACGAAGGGACATTCGATGAAGTCGCCGTCGACTACCCCGACTATGCCGAATGTGTCGCCCGACGCGTCAGCTGTGGCGAAGCCGAGCGAGGGATTTTGATCTGTGGTACCGGCATCGGGATGGCCATTGCGGCTAACAAATTTGTCGGCGTGCGCGCCGCGCCCTGCTATGACGAAGTCATGGTGGAAATGAGCCGACGTCACAACAATGTGAACGTGCTCTGTCTGCCCGGCGATCTGATCGGGGAGCGTTCTGTTGACGATTTGGTTCTTCGATGGCTGCAAACCGATTTCGACGGCGGTCGCCATTCCAAGCGTCTCGATAAAATCTGCAAGCTCGAAGCCAAGAATGTCGAGTCGTCCGGAAGTGATGACTCATCATCAGCCGATGGACAGGCGACGCAGCGGACAACCACATGA
- a CDS encoding ATP-binding protein translates to MIAQWSSLIGNDHLRDWFKNSISQGRFGGSLLFVGPAGVGKRSVATLLAQTLLCDRQPPQAMEPCGKCEACVQVRAETHPDVIRVRKPKDRTTIPVDLLIGAPEVRMQEGFCRDVRLSPYCGRRKVAILEDADFLNEEGSNCLLKTLEEPPADAVIILVGTSEQKQLPTIRSRCQVIRFRPLSDEDAIRLIRDVHQVDATDDAIIEAVDVAAGDISAALRLLDDSTRQFRTALTEALRQPVPDPATIRRIVTDRMEAAGKDAPKRRAALRDIFAMCIGHYRSTMREQASRSASRAVTLARLDRSVRALRELDRMANLSTLVDCFAADLSAGSTGDRGDIGS, encoded by the coding sequence ATGATTGCCCAGTGGTCTAGTCTGATCGGGAACGACCATTTGCGTGATTGGTTCAAAAATTCTATTTCGCAAGGTCGCTTCGGGGGGAGCTTGTTGTTTGTCGGACCTGCCGGTGTTGGCAAGCGAAGCGTCGCGACACTACTGGCGCAAACTCTGCTTTGTGATCGTCAGCCACCACAGGCGATGGAGCCGTGCGGCAAATGCGAAGCTTGCGTGCAGGTGCGGGCCGAAACGCACCCCGACGTGATTCGCGTCCGCAAACCCAAAGATCGAACGACGATTCCCGTAGACCTTTTGATCGGGGCACCCGAAGTCCGGATGCAGGAAGGCTTTTGCCGAGACGTTCGACTAAGTCCGTATTGCGGGCGACGAAAAGTTGCGATCCTCGAAGACGCCGACTTTCTTAACGAAGAAGGTTCCAACTGTCTGCTCAAGACTTTGGAAGAGCCGCCCGCCGATGCCGTTATCATCTTGGTCGGGACAAGCGAGCAAAAGCAATTGCCAACGATTCGTTCCCGTTGCCAGGTGATTCGTTTTCGGCCCTTATCCGACGAAGACGCGATCCGCTTGATCCGCGATGTGCATCAAGTCGACGCGACCGACGATGCCATCATCGAAGCCGTCGATGTTGCCGCCGGAGACATTTCAGCCGCGCTGCGATTGCTGGATGATTCGACACGGCAATTCCGAACCGCGCTCACCGAAGCCCTCCGTCAGCCAGTTCCTGACCCAGCGACCATTCGGCGGATTGTGACCGATCGGATGGAAGCGGCCGGAAAGGACGCGCCAAAACGACGTGCCGCATTACGCGATATCTTTGCGATGTGTATCGGGCATTATCGTTCGACGATGCGCGAACAGGCCAGCCGATCGGCCAGTCGTGCGGTGACACTGGCAAGACTGGATCGAAGCGTCAGGGCGCTGCGTGAACTCGACCGGATGGCAAACCTGTCGACACTGGTAGATTGTTTCGCTGCCGATCTGTCCGCAGGTTCGACAGGGGATCGTGGTGACATCGGCTCCTGA
- a CDS encoding DUF3750 domain-containing protein yields MTSAPEITASEITASGITVQLWAGRLPRIAWFAEHCWLVICDGQRNDRWEVWQYPACGPTYWGHLHRNMMSPFVWIRNRPKYFLHEFVGSEAVELAERIKSSPTEYPWCNRYHYVPGPNSNTYIQWCLQDRYQLGIRAIGRRYANRA; encoded by the coding sequence GTGACATCGGCTCCTGAGATCACGGCTTCTGAAATCACCGCTTCTGGGATCACTGTCCAGCTTTGGGCAGGACGTCTGCCACGGATCGCCTGGTTTGCAGAACACTGTTGGTTGGTGATCTGCGATGGCCAAAGAAACGACCGTTGGGAGGTCTGGCAGTATCCCGCTTGTGGCCCAACCTACTGGGGACACTTGCATCGCAACATGATGTCGCCGTTCGTCTGGATACGAAATCGCCCCAAGTATTTCTTGCACGAATTCGTTGGCAGTGAAGCTGTCGAACTTGCCGAGCGGATCAAGTCGTCACCGACCGAGTATCCTTGGTGCAATCGGTATCACTACGTTCCCGGTCCCAATAGCAACACTTATATCCAATGGTGTTTGCAGGATCGCTATCAGTTAGGCATTCGAGCGATCGGACGTCGCTACGCGAATAGGGCCTGA
- the aroC gene encoding chorismate synthase has protein sequence MEILGGPFYSVAGAGESHGPGITTIIFGCPPGLKIDRQTVQQFLDRRRPGGNKHGTPRNEKDKVVFLSGLYQTDHDALLGPSTISVNVDGNTFETEAFESGFSTGEPISAVVLSTSKKSGDYTQFIGPGGQVRPGHTDLLKYHKSQGFVDIRGGGRSSYRATISDVIGGSVARLFLQQHFQTVLVSSISQVGELRSGISLADECQKLYDQFRNQDGPTLIPADAIAEMQRSIDEAEIPSIDSDFANEAGELIKETRKQGDSLGASVEVVALNVPALLGDPLYQSLKARVMGTLGGLNAVQSCEVGSGKAVVGRRGSENNDPIRRSGYTTNTHGGLIGGMTTGMPLAFEVGFKPTSTINKPQKSVSKDLTEIDFELEKGRHDPCVGVRAGVTLESRMAIELMNAALSQRSQSLADGLPSIFG, from the coding sequence ATGGAAATTCTTGGTGGACCGTTTTATTCCGTTGCCGGCGCTGGCGAATCACATGGCCCTGGCATTACCACGATCATCTTCGGTTGCCCTCCGGGACTGAAAATCGATCGTCAAACCGTGCAGCAGTTCCTCGATCGCCGCCGCCCCGGTGGAAACAAGCACGGCACGCCGCGCAACGAAAAGGACAAAGTTGTCTTCCTGAGCGGCTTGTACCAAACGGATCACGATGCGCTGCTGGGACCGAGCACCATTTCGGTGAATGTCGATGGCAACACCTTCGAAACGGAGGCCTTCGAATCAGGCTTTAGCACTGGCGAACCGATTTCTGCTGTGGTTCTGTCGACCAGTAAAAAGTCTGGTGACTACACCCAGTTCATCGGTCCCGGCGGTCAAGTCCGCCCCGGCCACACTGACCTGCTGAAGTACCACAAATCACAAGGCTTTGTCGACATTCGTGGCGGCGGCCGCAGCAGCTATCGCGCGACAATCAGTGACGTCATCGGCGGCAGTGTGGCAAGACTGTTCCTGCAGCAGCATTTTCAAACGGTACTGGTTTCATCAATCAGCCAAGTCGGCGAGTTGCGTTCAGGAATCTCGTTGGCTGACGAATGCCAAAAGCTATACGACCAGTTTCGCAATCAGGACGGGCCGACACTGATTCCGGCTGACGCGATCGCGGAAATGCAGCGTTCAATCGACGAAGCCGAAATTCCTTCGATCGACTCAGACTTTGCAAACGAAGCTGGTGAACTGATCAAAGAGACTCGCAAGCAAGGTGATTCGCTCGGCGCCAGTGTCGAAGTCGTCGCGTTAAACGTTCCCGCGTTGCTTGGCGACCCTCTTTATCAATCCTTAAAAGCTCGTGTGATGGGAACGCTTGGCGGCCTGAATGCGGTTCAATCTTGCGAGGTCGGATCAGGAAAAGCCGTCGTCGGTCGGCGCGGCAGTGAGAACAACGATCCGATTCGTCGGTCCGGCTATACCACCAATACGCACGGTGGATTGATCGGAGGCATGACCACGGGAATGCCACTTGCCTTCGAGGTCGGATTCAAGCCCACCTCAACGATCAACAAACCGCAAAAATCAGTTTCTAAAGATCTTACCGAGATCGATTTTGAACTCGAAAAAGGACGCCACGACCCCTGCGTGGGTGTTCGAGCCGGGGTGACACTGGAATCTCGCATGGCAATCGAGCTGATGAACGCGGCACTTAGCCAACGTTCACAGTCACTGGCCGACGGTTTGCCATCGATCTTTGGCTGA
- the rpiB gene encoding ribose 5-phosphate isomerase B, with translation MNAQPKSETPKSEKPLRIAIGGDHAGFPLKQVIAECLSSGDLGELAGEVVDCGTNSTERCDYPDFAIAVSREILSGKADRGIVVCGSGVGVSVAANKIPGIRAAICHDTYSAHQGVEHDDMNVLCIGGRIIGSELAMEIVRAFLGAHYTPSERHQRRLDKVMEIEAQGIDALDGPQA, from the coding sequence ATGAACGCCCAGCCGAAATCTGAAACGCCAAAATCTGAAAAGCCACTTCGTATCGCGATCGGAGGTGACCACGCCGGATTTCCACTCAAGCAAGTCATCGCCGAATGCCTTTCCTCAGGTGACCTCGGAGAGTTAGCGGGCGAGGTTGTCGATTGTGGGACCAACAGCACCGAGCGATGCGACTATCCGGATTTCGCGATCGCGGTATCGCGTGAAATCCTTTCGGGCAAAGCTGACCGCGGGATCGTGGTCTGCGGCAGCGGTGTCGGTGTCAGTGTCGCCGCGAACAAGATCCCTGGTATCCGCGCCGCAATTTGCCACGACACGTACTCGGCACACCAAGGCGTCGAGCATGACGATATGAACGTTCTGTGCATCGGTGGCCGCATCATCGGCAGTGAATTGGCGATGGAAATCGTCCGTGCTTTCTTGGGTGCACACTACACCCCATCGGAACGCCACCAACGACGACTGGACAAGGTCATGGAAATCGAAGCACAAGGTATCGACGCTCTCGACGGACCCCAGGCCTGA